From the genome of Marinicella rhabdoformis:
AAACTCATAACCAGTGAAGTGCCACTTCTTGGAATACCTGTGATCAAAACATTTTCTGCTTTCATTCTTTTAAAGTTATTTCTACAACTTTTGCTTCAGGCTTGATATGGATTAAACCATCGAATAATCCAATATATCGACCACCAGTAATGCCAGACATGACCTGTTTTGAAATTTTAACTGCGATTAATGAGTCGCTTGCAAAGGATTTCATGTTAACAATAATTTGATTTTTTTTATTTTGAATTTCAACGGGCATGAGATTGATGGTTTTATTAACATAAAAATTAACATCTTTTGTTGGTGTTAACAAGACCTCTTTAGAGTTTTGAAAATCATGACAATATGATAATAATTTTATCTTATTCTTTGTATACTCCGCGGTGGCATTCCTCACTTGCCAATCAACATTTTCCACCTTAAATATAATGCTTGACTGCGCCCCCCTAAATAACAAATCGCTGCGGTGCTTATTGTTTCCCGGTAAAATTGAATGCTTATCTTCTGATATTTGAACATCATTATTATTCACACTTAATACCATTTTTTTGTTGCTATCCACTTTCTTAGAAACTGCTATTGAATTAGCAACAAATTTCTGTGGGAATCCATCTAGCCTAAGGGAAAACTTAATGTATTTTGAATTTTTAGAAGGTGATTGAAATTCTGGAATTATTAGACTGAACTCAAACAGACCATTGTTTTGATTTTCAGGGACAATTAATTCAGATTTGAACAATTCTTCCTGAGTTTCATTATAAATAACATACTGAATAGAGCCTTTTGCAGAATTAAGTTCTTCTTCAGACAATTCAAATTGTGCCTTAATTAAGTATGTATCTCCAACCTCAGTTCTGAAATAACTTCCTCTTGCCATAAAGTTATGCTTAGTGAATTTGTGATTTGGGAATTGAACCATCATATGGTTTTGCTTTGAGTTACTTTGGTTAAGAAATAAACCAGAAGCTATAGAATCTCTCTTAATTTCACGTGGCAACAATTGATAACCTACTAATCGTTTTGTTCTTTTACCAATGAAAAACAGCTCTGTGGTTAAATCAAAAGTATGATTGTCATTAATGACTGTTTCATCATTTTTATGAGTAAAAATTTTCGTTGGTTTTTCACTCAAATAATGATTTCTTAATTTGTATTCAATATTATCTGATATTTGACCGTGC
Proteins encoded in this window:
- a CDS encoding metallophosphoesterase family protein codes for the protein MKRRNFIKSSILASSTAGLLPTSLRAKSIKGGVEEVSGFIFSDAHIGWRGKDQPSIDEQSKAIQVIKSRFNHLDLVFDTGDIHHGYLNEEERNVARNVWLSKMANQFSTSLFHYIPGNHELGKGPRDTELTAAKIGSMNFRPYYSFDYKGIHFVSLPQLTDTILINIESLKWLEHDLSLNKNKTTLIFSHNSIKGTTFDNNENGYRVVINSKEVLKILDKHSNVLGWFHGHNHQYEVVKKVGRLYVSNGRIGGFNPPNKWGPFGQGHLGGVYFTVNSKGLSVRCFSAKENKFFDEFGFMNLSNKIIKPTSFDPNGKCNYYYGHGQISDNIEYKLRNHYLSEKPTKIFTHKNDETVINDNHTFDLTTELFFIGKRTKRLVGYQLLPREIKRDSIASGLFLNQSNSKQNHMMVQFPNHKFTKHNFMARGSYFRTEVGDTYLIKAQFELSEEELNSAKGSIQYVIYNETQEELFKSELIVPENQNNGLFEFSLIIPEFQSPSKNSKYIKFSLRLDGFPQKFVANSIAVSKKVDSNKKMVLSVNNNDVQISEDKHSILPGNNKHRSDLLFRGAQSSIIFKVENVDWQVRNATAEYTKNKIKLLSYCHDFQNSKEVLLTPTKDVNFYVNKTINLMPVEIQNKKNQIIVNMKSFASDSLIAVKISKQVMSGITGGRYIGLFDGLIHIKPEAKVVEITLKE